Proteins co-encoded in one Chloroflexota bacterium genomic window:
- a CDS encoding SHOCT domain-containing protein, which translates to MIVGLVIWAIAQVTRLADGSAAHGIAGPASRQDSALDVLKQRYARGEIAKNEYDDMRRDLAL; encoded by the coding sequence TTGATCGTCGGCCTGGTCATCTGGGCCATCGCCCAGGTGACCAGGTTGGCCGATGGATCAGCTGCTCATGGGATCGCAGGCCCCGCCTCCCGGCAGGATTCCGCGCTGGATGTTCTGAAGCAGCGCTACGCACGTGGCGAGATCGCGAAAAACGAATATGACGACATGCGACGTGATCTAGCCCTCTAA
- a CDS encoding SHOCT domain-containing protein — translation MMMGFGGFGLLFMLLFFVIIIGLAVWLVSVLFPRVGGPASYTTVNPPGNQPSLPEAKMQESALDILKRRYARGELSKAEYEAMREDILAT, via the coding sequence ATGATGATGGGGTTCGGGGGTTTTGGCCTCCTGTTCATGTTACTCTTTTTCGTCATCATCATCGGTCTGGCAGTCTGGTTGGTGAGTGTCCTGTTTCCGCGCGTTGGCGGCCCAGCCAGCTACACAACCGTCAATCCACCGGGAAATCAGCCCAGTCTGCCTGAGGCCAAGATGCAAGAATCCGCCCTGGACATTCTCAAACGGCGCTACGCGCGCGGCGAGCTAAGCAAGGCTGAATACGAAGCAATGCGAGAGGATATCCTTGCCACTTAG